GAAGCGCAGGTGGAATGGTACTCCGATTTTAAAGAGCAGGGCGCGGATTTCTTTTCCTATCAGCTGGGCATTCTGGTGGAAGGCCGTCCCGTCAATATCGTACCGGTTGTCGCTGCATTGATTAACCAATGGCAGTCAACCGATATCCAGCAGTTACCCGATGATCAAACCGTTAAATTGTCCTTAGCCAATGGCAAAGCGCTCCGGGTTAATCTTGGGCGAATCAAACCACTGGTGAATTTTTTAATTCAATACGGCACCCGCTCGCTTCACGAAGGGGACAGCCTGACAATCAGCCGCCATCAGCTCATGCTCATTCGTGAAACCGAACAGGCCCTGGCCGCCGCGGCCCTGCGCTGGCATGGCGGTGAAACGATAAGAATGCAACTGCAGAAACTGGTTGATTTGTCACGGCTTGAACAAATCCCGCCGCCGGCGGGTTTAAAGGCCATGCTTCGCGATTACCAGCAACAGGGATTAAACTGGCTGCAGCTGTTGCGGGAATGCCGTTTGGGCGGTGTGCTGGCCGATGACATGGGTTTGGGTAAAACCGTTCAGACCCTGGCCCACATGCAACTTGAAAAAGAACAGGGCCGCCTGCAAAAAGCCAGCTTAATTGTGGCGCCCACCAGTCTGGTGGTGAACTGGTTTGAAGAAGCCAAACGCTTTACACCGGAACTGAAGGTCCTCATTTTTCATGGGCAGGAACGGCATCAGGATGAATTTGATGGCTACGATCTGATCATTTCCACCTACGGGTTGATTCAACGCGACAAGAGCCGCTTTGTTGATTATCCGTTTTATTACCTCATTTTAGACGAGGCGCAATCCATTAAAAATGCCCGTGCCAAAACCACGCAGATTATTCAGCAGGTCAAGGCCACGCATCGGTTGTGTCTTTCCGGGACGCCGCTTGAAAATCATCTGGGTGAACTGTGGTCCCTGTTTCATTTCTTAATGCCCGGGTTGCTGGGTGATGCCAAGCAGTTTCGCCGTTTCTTTAAAACACCCATCGAAAAGGACGGGGATGAGGCGCGGCGGGAATTATTGGCTGCACGGGTTCGTCCTTTCATGCTGAGGCGCAATAAAAATCAGGTGGCCAGCGAGTTGCCGCCTAAAACGGAAATGGTTCGCCTGGTTGAACTTGCGGGCAATCAACGCGATTTGTATGAAACCATCCGCATCAGCATGGAGAAAAAAGTCAGGGAAGCCATCGCCCGTCAGGGGATGGGGAAAAGCCATATTGTTCTACTCGATGCCCTGCTTAAATTAAGGCAGGTCTGTTGTGATCCGCGACTGCTCTCCATTCCGGGGGCGGCGATTGCTCACGGCTTTTCGGCCAAGCTCGATGCGCTGCTTGATTTATTGGACAATCTGGTGGACGAAGGCCGGCGGATTCTGGTGTTTTCCCAATTCACCTCGATGCTGAAACTCATTGAAGAACAATTGGAGCAACGGCGGTACACATACCTGAAACTCACCGGCCAGACTCAGAACCGCCAGGACCTGGTTAATCAATTCCAACAGGGCCATGCGTCGATTTTCTTAATCAGTCTTAAAGCCGGAGGAACAGGGTTAAATCTGACCCGGGCGGATACCGTCATTCATTATGATCCCTGGTGGAATCCCGCGGCCGAAGAGCAGGCCACCGATCGCAGCCACCGCATTGGCCAGGAAAACCCGGTGTTTGTTTACAAACTCATTACCCGCGGGACGGTGGAGGAAGCCATTCTTGCCATGCAGTCCCGGAAACGGGCGTTATTTGAGGGCATTTTGACCGATAGTACCCATCACCTGGACTTATTAACGGACCGCGATTTGGAAGTCCTGTTCACTCCGCTTGATGTTCAATAAAAGAAAGAGTGCCGGCAAACAATTGCAAAGCGGGGCAACCTGGCCTATTCTTTCAATGATGAAAATCAAGGAGAAATTTCATGGAACAGTTGAAATCGTTGTTTGCAGTGCTCGTCATGATGTTGTTTGTTCCTGCTGTCATGGCTGCTTCACCAGCCGGAACCTGGACCACCATTGATGATGTCACCGGTAAAAAACGCGCTGTTGTTCGTATCAATGTGTCAGGCAATACGTTAAGCGGTACTATCGTTAAAGTTTATCCTCAGGCTGGCGACACCGGTATTTGCTCCAAATGCCCGGGCGGCTTTAAAGGCAAACCCATTCAAGGGCTGCGATTTGTCTGGGGTTTGAAAGACAAAGGCAATGGCGAATGGGACGGTGGCCAAATTCTTGATCCAAAAACCGGTAAAGTTTACCGTGCCAAAATGAGCTTAAAAGGCAATAAACTCTACGTTCGCGGTTACGTGGGTGTGTCTGCCCTTGGCCGTACGCAGGTTTGGGTGAGGTAATCACCAATTGAAATCCAATGGCCTTGGCCATTGGATTTTTATTTCCGCGTCAAATCCTAAACGACCCTCACGACACAAGACAACACGATTCTTCCGGTAATGGCAAAGGAGGCGTTGTTTTTTTAGCAAACAAACTGTGACGGTTGTCGTTCAACAAACGCCTGTTTTCAGGATGTTCTTCCGTTTTTAAGCGAGACTCAGGCTCTTTCTTGTCTACAATGGGCTGTACCGTTTCAAAAGGCAGGCATTCTGCAACAGGTCCTTTTTGTGTTGCAAGGATGTAATTGATAAGGCGTTTTTTCAACTGCAATCCCGCTTTGAGCAAGGGGATTAATTCAGTCGATATCCAGCCAGGACCATGCAAGCGTCCAATCATATTACCCAAACCCAGCGGCAGAAACTGTTCAGTGCTTAAGTCGGGAAAATGTTGAAAGTCAATAGTAAAAGCAGGTCGTAATTGTTTGGTTTCAAAATCGATGATCGCCACTTGAAAAGCCATGAACCTTGTTCCATGAGCGAGATAATTGGTATAAGTGATGAATAATCCCCCGAGCTTTACACTGCTCTTTGCAGGGGCTTTAAGTATGAGGATAAAATCTTCATCACCGTAAAGCGAGTCTGGAGTGAGGTCTTCCGGTTTGATTGGCTGCAGTTGTTCAAGCTGAAAAAGTTCGCCATCAAATATTTCGCTGGCAAACCGTTTGCTCTGCTCAGGCAATCCTT
This region of Legionella taurinensis genomic DNA includes:
- a CDS encoding DEAD/DEAH box helicase, with protein sequence MLKDALSRMADVFIPSVLMHGQDYQQRGFVLNIRLSDGLLKARVKGRSHQIYDVHIDLKSWPAKPAHCTCPYKTNCKHAAASLLALQIKEQITIPAPSAENPSQTLNEWLHTLRDKQSPVAQTGTHVVVYLLTFEHGPHDDRVIVRLALAKRLKRRSLGKMSIFTTVTESRRQFFSDDDEEIIAQLQLKGRIQGNFERLPVRNSELLEKILKTQRAYHYENERLLHWGNGLEAELRWQLEKNGFQRPVLKHEQEFLDCLFLDKPWYIDAVGDECGLITTPVPLAHLRQVLAQPPVALDEVEDVIEHIRSINEVLPLPNPFIQREVRRGKPRGIVRFDAAEQGESAVNQNPAVLFYVRLAFDYSGFEFSAEDPFPFVVFEEGQTLIRLERDFSVEKQQQQEMTQILNLRKPSVDERLTFDLKTTDMEVLSHYHQEDDLTRLYQQVIPLLKSKQWQVEFLHPVYEEVVDEAQVEWYSDFKEQGADFFSYQLGILVEGRPVNIVPVVAALINQWQSTDIQQLPDDQTVKLSLANGKALRVNLGRIKPLVNFLIQYGTRSLHEGDSLTISRHQLMLIRETEQALAAAALRWHGGETIRMQLQKLVDLSRLEQIPPPAGLKAMLRDYQQQGLNWLQLLRECRLGGVLADDMGLGKTVQTLAHMQLEKEQGRLQKASLIVAPTSLVVNWFEEAKRFTPELKVLIFHGQERHQDEFDGYDLIISTYGLIQRDKSRFVDYPFYYLILDEAQSIKNARAKTTQIIQQVKATHRLCLSGTPLENHLGELWSLFHFLMPGLLGDAKQFRRFFKTPIEKDGDEARRELLAARVRPFMLRRNKNQVASELPPKTEMVRLVELAGNQRDLYETIRISMEKKVREAIARQGMGKSHIVLLDALLKLRQVCCDPRLLSIPGAAIAHGFSAKLDALLDLLDNLVDEGRRILVFSQFTSMLKLIEEQLEQRRYTYLKLTGQTQNRQDLVNQFQQGHASIFLISLKAGGTGLNLTRADTVIHYDPWWNPAAEEQATDRSHRIGQENPVFVYKLITRGTVEEAILAMQSRKRALFEGILTDSTHHLDLLTDRDLEVLFTPLDVQ
- a CDS encoding DUF2147 domain-containing protein; translated protein: MMLFVPAVMAASPAGTWTTIDDVTGKKRAVVRINVSGNTLSGTIVKVYPQAGDTGICSKCPGGFKGKPIQGLRFVWGLKDKGNGEWDGGQILDPKTGKVYRAKMSLKGNKLYVRGYVGVSALGRTQVWVR